The genomic window ACATTGAAAAACCTGAAGTAGTTCACCCGGGGGAGGATTTTGAGGTAACCATTGGTCTTAGAAACCTTGGTTTCGAGCCGGCAAAAGAAGTGCTTGTTGATCTCTCTCCTTCATTAGAATTCCAGAATGGAGCGATATTAATCGATAACACAACAAAACAGCACTTTACCTACGTAATAAATACCAACAAGGTCATGGAGTATAAGTTCAGACTGCACGTAAGTGAAGACGCCTCTACTGGAAGCTATCCGATGAGGCTGAAGGTTTCATACTACAGCGGTGATTCAAAAGATCAAAGAGAGCAGACCTTTGACTTTTCAATCCAGGTTGTGAGAAGAAATCAGGCCTTTATTGAGATTGAGAGTGTTGAAATGGATCCAAAAGCAATAGAGCCTGGGGATGAGTTTGTGCTTAAGGTAAAGGTGAAAAACGTAGGTGAAGAGAGGGCAAGGGCCTTTTCCTTCAGAATAGAGCCGAGTGAAGTGAGTGTGCCTGGAGAGGTTACGAAAGTCGATCTCTCTTCCCTTCAGAACCTCCCAATACAGGGAAGCCAGAGCATGAGCGAAAACCTTCAAGTTGCCATAAACCAAATAATGGAGCAGCTCGCTAGGGAGAACATAAATGCTTTCCTGCCCATTGGAGAGGATAACATAAAATACTTGCCCGAGTTAGCTCCGGGAGAAGAGAAGATTCTGGAGTTTCACTTAAAAGCAAATGAAAGGCTCGAAAACGGTATTTATCCCCTAAAGGTTTCGCTGGAATATCTTAGCACACCAAATGATGAAAAGCTAACGGATGACAGGTTAATTGGCATACCAATTCTCGGCAGGGAGCACATAATAATTTCAAAGGTCTCAACGTCTCCTAGCAGGGTTTTGGCTGGAACGAACAACGTAGAGATAAACTTTGAAGTGGAAAACATAGGCAGTGGAAGTGCTCGTTATGTAATTCTAAAACCAATGCCCGAGGATCCATTTGAGTTAAGTGAGACGAGCGAGCAGATAATAAATATAGGTACTCTAAGACAAGGAGACTCAGCAAAAGCTAGCTTCAAAGTAAACGTTAAAGGGGAAGCAAAAGGAGGAACGTACGAGATTCCAGTAAAGATAGAATACAAAGACTCATCAGGCAATGCTAGGGAGGATATAATCAAGATACCAGTAATAGTGAATGAAAAACCAAAAATAACTGTTGAGAAGGTCAGCTTTGACAAAACACCCATGCAGGGTGAAGAGGTGCTTGTGTACATAAGGGTCAAGAACATCGGCGGAGAACAGGCTGAAAATGTGATAATAGAAGGCGTTGTAAAAGCTGATCAGCCCTTTACGCTATCAAAAAGGTCTGATTACATTGGAACTCTTGACCCAGGTAAAGAAGGGGAAGGCGTTTTGGAATTGAGCATAGCAAACAATGCCATTCCCAAGGACTACACGATTCAGGTAAGGATCAGGGCGGTTGGTGATAAGGAGAGCGGAGATGACAACGTGTACGTCTTTGAGGAATCAATTACGATTCCCGTTAAAGAAAATACAAAGACAAGAAGGAACCTGAGAACCGTTGGGGTGTTTGTTGGGATTCTAGCTTTAGTAGTAATCTTATGGACGTATTGGAGAGGGAAAAAAGGTGGCAAACCCTTTTAAGCTTTCAATTCTTTCAATTTTTAGGTGAGAGCTATGGGCATAGGCAAGATACTTGGAGTGATAGGACTCATCGTGTTTCTTTGGGTAGCTTACTTAGGTTATACGCTAATTACTCTAACCCCCCAAATAAGAGCCGAGTGGGGATACGTTGACGAGAACACTATCGAACTTGACGTAACAGTATATTTTGGGAAATCTCTCCCAATTTCGGCAAATATTAAGGAAGCAGATTTGTACTGGGCAGGAATAAAGGTGGGCACGCTGAAAGACCTAAAAATTGGATTCTTAAAGGACAGTGCAAGAGGGGTGCTTGTACTCAAAAACAGAGAGATCGTTGAAGCCCTAAAGGAGCACATAAGAAACGGGGAGCAGAGTGATATCGAGATAAGGGTGAGTGGCTCATTATTTGGCATCCCAATTATAAGGGGAAGTTTTTCACAGCCACTCAAGACTGACTTGTTGGCTTATGTCAGCAACATAACGATAGAGAGCTCTGGGGACTTAATCAAGACTCCCGCAGTCGAGGGAATGCCTTCTAAATGGGGAAAAATTGATGAAAATGGAATTGAGATTTTAAGCGATGTAAAGCTTTACAATCCCAATCCCTTCCCTCTGCCACTTTTTGGGGTCAAATACTACATAGATGCCAATGGGTACCAAGTAGCACAGGGAGAGCTCCTTGAGAAAGTCATAATCCCAGCAAACGGCAGAGGCACGGCAAAAATAAGAACAGTAGTTGATACAAACATCCTTCCAAAGGTAATTGCAGAGCACATAAAGAGAGGAGAGAGGAGCGAAGTAACCTTAAAGCTCACTCTAACTGTGAAGGTGCTCAATCAAGAAATAGAGATGCCGCTTCCAGAAATCAAGAAGAGAGTTGAGACAAACGTAATCGAACAATTGAATCTGGCTTTTAGCTGACCTAAACCTTTAAATTTTCCCTTCTATTTTTCATTGGAGGTGAGAATTATGAAAATGATTGAAATTCACAATCATCTAAACAAAATCTGGGGTGAGATTTTTGAGTTAAACGAGGTGCTGAGAGAAAAGCTTAAGCCCTTTGGCTTTAAAGTCGAACCGGTGGAGGAAGTTTTCAATGCGTATATTTTCCTTGAGGGCGAATGGAGAGAGATGCTCTATCCTCACCCTGCTTTTGAGATAAAGCCTCAGGGGGAGGTAGGAGCAACAATTCAAAGCTTTTACTTCGTGTTTGCGATTCCTAAGGAAAAAATAACCAAAGAATTTGTCGTCGAGTTTCTCAAAAAATTCCCAAAAAGCTATATTTACGGAACGGAGAACTTTTTGGAAGATATTTACAATCACCACTCCCCCAGAAACCCTGATGAAGTTTACACGGATATAGAAAGAAGTCAAGAACAGGTTTTTCAGTTTGAAGTTGAGGCTGAAGATAGCCAAGATATTGAAAACAAGCTCTTCGAATTTATAGAACTGGCAAAGAAGTATAAAGTCCTTGAGATTTAGGTGATCTCATGTACAGGGAAGCTTTTCCAGAAGAGCTCCAAATGTACTATTACAACCTTTTTGGAAGTGAAGCGGAGGAGATAATGAAAAAGCTGAGGGAGCCGGTAGAGAAGTACTACATAAGGGTCAACACACTTAAGATAAGCAGGCAGAAGCTCATGGAAGAGCTTAGAAAGGAAGGGTTAAAACCAAAAAGAAGTCCCTATCTCGAAGAGGGCATCTATTTTGAAAGGGAAGGGCCGAATTTTTCTGACGATTATGAACCTAAGTTGCCGAAGGTCGTTGCAAATAAATTTGCAGCAGAGAGTGTTTACCAAGGTGCTCAACTCTATGCTCCAGGCGTATTAAAGGCCGATAAAGGGATAAAGGAGGGAGATGAAGTTCAGATAATGGATCCTAAAGGACTTCTCGTGGGCATAGGCATTGCAAGGATGAGCGCCAAGGAAATGGTTGTTGCCACGAGGGGAATAGCTGTTGAAGTAACTCTCCCCAAATTCAAACTACCGAGTCTGAATGAATTAAAAGCCTATGAAAAAGGCTACTTTTATGCCCAAAGTCTCCCTTCTATGGTTGTTGCCCATATTCTGGAACCACAGGAAGAAGACCTTATAATTGATATGGCAGCTGCTCCGGGGGGAAAAACTTCTCACATAGCACAGCTCCTTGAAAACAGGGGGGAGATAATAGCAATAGATAAATCTAAAAACAGACTTGCCAAAATGGAGAAAGAGCTTAAGAGACTTGGGGTGAAAAACGTTAAGCTTGTTCAAATGGACTCAAGGAATCTGCCAGATCTTGGGATTAAGGCCGATAAAATCCTCTTGGATGCTCCGTGCACGGCTTTAGGAGTAAGACCAAAGCTCTGGGAGACGAGAACACCGAAGGACATTGAAGCGACGGCAAGATACCAGAGACATTTCATAAACGCTGCAATAAAGAGCCTTAGAAAAGGGGGGATACTTGTTTATTCTACATGCACCTTAAGCTACGAGGAAAATGAGGGGAATGTGCAGTATATGCTAAAGAAGGGGCTAAGGCTTGAGGAGCAGAAAATTTTTATAGGCTCACCTGGATTGGGGATAAAGGAGGTACAACGCTTTTACCCTCATAAGCACCTCACTCAAGGCTTCTTCATTGCAAAGCTAAGGAAGGTGAGCTGATGAAAAAAAGGAACTCCCTCATGGTCTTTGTTGGAATTGGAGTTATAATAGCACTTATATGGTGGGCAGGGGTAGAGGAGACGTTGAAGCTTGTGATGGAGGCTAAGCTTGAATATTTTCTCTTGGCATTGCTTATGCAAATTCTTGCAACCCTTGCATGGGCTTTTAGGTGGAGAATATTTCTAAAAAGAGCCGAAGTGAGGGTTCGGGTGAGGGATATTATCATTGCCACTATGGTTGGGATATTTGCGAACAACCTAACCCCAGGAGCTAGGGCGGGAGGAGAGCCAGCTAGAATGTACGTGATAACCAAAAAGTCCAATAGCGGTTATGGCCAAGTTTTTGCAACTATAATGGCCGATAGGATTTTGGATGTTATTCCAGTCCTCATTTTTACCCTTCTTGCGTTTAAGTACGCTCTCTCATTAAAGGTAAAGCTCCTGTTATCCGTCCTTTCCATATCAACGGTAGTGCTTCTTTTGATAGTGGTTGTAAGCCTCTTGATTTCTTTGAATGAGAGCTTGGCCTTTAAGGTGCTTAATAAGATAGCGGGGCTTATAAAGCGTGTATTTCCAGAAAAGTTTGCAGGAATAGAAGAGACACTCGAAGAAAAGCTCAAAAAATCCATAATGGACTTTAGAAAGACTTTTCTGGAGCTTTCCAAAGACCCGGTTGTGCTGGGTAAGACCTTGTTCTATTCTCTAGCCCTCTGGGTGTTCATGCTCCTTAGGACTTACTTTGTCTTTGAAAGCATTGGGTACCATCTTGAGATTCAAAAGATTCTAATGGTTCAAATGGCCGGCATTGCTCTGGGAATGATAAGCATCCTTCCCGGTGGGGTTGGAATAACGGAGGCAGTTAACTCTGCCCTCTATCTTAGCTTGAGAATTGATAAGAGTTTAGCCGTTACCGCGACGGTCTTAGATAGGTTTATATCCTTCTGGCTCCCAACAATTATTGGGGGAGGATTGAGCGTTTATCTTGGTGCAAAGCTAAGCAAGGGTAGAGCGTGAGATCATGAAGTTTGGAATCGCCGCTCGAAGAGACCGTGAGGAGGCTTTAAAGCTTGCATATAGGGTATACGACTTTCTCAAGGTAAGTGGTTACGAGGTTTACGTTGATGAAGAAGCCCATGAGAATTTTCCACATTTTTCTCCTGACGATGTAATCCCTCTTGAGAGAATGGATGTTGACATGATGATAGTCATTGGAGGAGATGGGACTGTTCTGAGAGTTGAGCATAAAACCACTAGAGATATTCCCATTCTGGCAATAAATATGGGTACTTTGGGCTTTTTGGCAGAGGTTGAACCTGCAGAAACTTTTTTCGCTATTTCCAGAGTTCTTGAGGGAGACTATTTTATAGATGAGAGGATGAAAATCAGGACTTTTGTTGAAGGCTTTAACAACATACCCGATGCACTTAATGACGTTGTAGTTTTAACCGGAATTCCGGGTAAGATAACCCATCTCAAATACTACATCGATGGGGAGCTTGCTGAGGAGATAAGGGCTGATGGCTTGATAATATCAACTCCTACAGGTTCAACGGCTTACGCCCTTTCGGCTGGAGGCCCTTTAGTTGACCCCCGCTTGCATGCTATTCTTCTAGTTCCCTTAGCCCCAGTTGCCCTTACCGCAAGACCCCTTGTTGTCCCGGACTCTTCCTCAATTGAGATAGAGGTATTGACGGAAAGGGAAATTATTCTCACCGTTGATGGACAGTTCTATACCCAACTTCCACCCCATTTGAGAATAAGAATTGAGAAGTCTCCCAGAAAAACAAAGTTCGTAAGGTTCTCGAAGAGGATCTATCCAAAATACACGCTAAAGATAAAAAAGAAGTTTTAAGCTACCAGGTTACCTCTACTTCGTCGGTTCTAAACTTTTGCTTGACTACTGTTTCTTCAAGGTTAAACTTTATGCCGGCTTTAAACATCCTCAGGCCGGTGTAGGCTATCATCGCCCCGTTGTCCCTGCATAGGTCATAAGGTGGCACGAAGAATTTCACACCTCTATCTTCGCACATTATCCTAAGCATTTCCCTCAAGCGGTTGTTGGCAGCTACCCCCCCTACAAGAACTACTTCCTCTTTTCCTGTATGTGCTACAGCCCTTTCGGTAACCTCAACCAAAGCTGCAAAGGCCGTTTCTTGGAAAGAATACGCCAAATCTTCAACCCTATACTTCCCAGTCTTGTATTTTCTAATTGCCTCCGTTAAAATTCCGGAGAAGCTTAGATCCATGCCCTTAACCGCATAGGGGAGTTCAATATATTTTTCCCCTTTCTGAGCGAGCTTTTCTATCTTTGGCCCGCCCGGGAATCCTAAACCGAGCTCTCTGGCAAACGTATCTATGGCGTTGCCTATACCTATATCGAGTGTTTCTCCAAAAACCCTGTATCTACCCCCCTCCAAAGCCAGCACTTGAGTGTTGCCTCCGCTTACGTAAAGACCAACCGGATCTTTTACTCCGAACATCTTTGTAATTTCCACGTGGGCGATGCAGTGATTAACTCCAACAATGGGTTTGTTGTATCTTATAGCTAAAGCCCTTGCGGCAGTTGCTACAACTCTCAAAGCCGGCCCCAATCCAGGCCCTTGGGAGAAAGCAATTACATCCACATCTTCTATGCTAATTTTGGCCTCTTTAAGGGCTTTTTTCAAAAGGGGCTTTAAGAGCCTTGCGTGGTGTTCAGCGGCTTCCTTTGGGTGTATGCCACCTTTTTCGGTTGTGAGAGTGTCAAATACGTTGGCAAGAACTTTATCTTCCGTCACAATCCCTATACCAAGTGTGTGTGCTGTTCCCTCAATCCCTAACGCTATCATCAAAAGGAGTATTCGATGAGGATTTAAAAGTGTTGTTCATTAAAGAGAGATAAGGATTTATTGGAACCAAGTAGTTTGTTCAAGTTCATGAGTTGCCTCAAGAAGCCGTTTACTTTCAATTCTTCTAAAGTCTTATTGGAACCGGTATTCGTTGCAGTTCCCCCAAATCCTCCAATTTCCACAACTTTCAATTCTTCTAAAGTCTTATTGGAACATATCCAGAATACTTATTCAAATTATGTCCAAATCCTCTTTCAATTCTTCTAAAGTCTTATTGGAACGGGCGGCAAGCTCACAACGTCAAAGGGAGGCATTATTTAGGCTTTCAATTCTTCTAAAGTCTTATTGGAACAATTTCTTTAAGATGTGCAAAATTCCTTCAGCAGCGCTTTCAATTCTTCTAAAGTCTTATTGGAACTAGAATTCTCACTCACCCAGTTTACGGACTCTTGGGGCTTTCAATTCTTCTAAAGTCTTATTGGAACCCTATGTCGTCAGGAGTTATGTGCCCAAGGATGTCATTCTTTCAATTCTTCTAAAGTCTTATTGGAACTCAAGAAGTATGAGGAGGAGGGAGACATTGACAAGACTTTCAATTCTTCTAAAGTCTTATTGGAACTTGAGTTCTTCAACAACCTCGACAGCTTTGAGATGTATGCTTTCAATTCTTCTAAAGTCTTATTGGAACCAGCCGTGTTAATCAAACCACCATAAAAGCCCACCGCCTTTCAATTCTTCTAAAGTCTTATTGGAACCTTCCTCATTCTCCCACCTCTCGTACTCCTTCACAAAGCTTTCAATTCTTCTAAAGTCTTATTGGAACACCCCTTACATCTTTCCGCTAGTTCTTGGTAGCCTTGCTTTCAATTCTTCTAAAGTCTTATTGGAACGTGCTCTATCCAATCAAGGGCTTCCTTACGACCTCTCTTTCAATTCTTCTAAAGTCTTATTGGAACAGGGGCGAATTTTCCTCTAAACACCCTATAAAGTAATTAGAGAGCTTGAAATTTATAAGCCTTTCCACAAAGGGTCAATAAAACAGCATTTTGAAGCCTTTAATTCCAATGATCAACTAGGAGTTTGGGCTTATTTTGCAAACGAAAATCTTCAAATTTCTCCATGTCCAATCTTGTTCACGAAACTTCCATAGGGAGAACAGAAACCTAAAACAAAAATAAAACCACAAAAAAGCATTAAATCCAAAAAGGTTAAATTTTCACGAGGAGAGAATATCAAAGGATTCCTGAGAAGCCTCAGTTCAAAATTCCGAAAAAATTTGGTTACAAAATTCTCAAAATTTTGTAACCCTTCGTCTGATAGTAACTTTTAGTTACTAAAGACTTCCAGAACCCTCTTGAAGCCTTAACATCAAAATGCGAACAGAAAAAGTTGAAAAATTTAAAAATATCCGTTTACATCGTGATAGAAAGATATTCGAAGATTATTCTGTCTTATAGATTTTCTTCTCGAAAGTAACGAAGTCTGTCCATGCTGCATGTGCCAGAAAGTTTGCCCCCATAACATCTGGCTTTCCATTTTTGAATGCTCCTTCTTTGTAGGTGTAGCCTACAATTTCGCCAACGAACCACGTGTGATCTCCATAATCCCTAGCATCTACTACCTTGCATTCTATGTTCGCTAACGCCTCCTTTATGCTTGGTGTGCCGATCTTTGTAGAGTTGATAAGGGTTATGTTCATCTCTTTAAGCTTAGAGGGTCCACTTTTTGTTCCTGCAATCCAGACATCTCGAAGCATTTCCAAACTCGGAACACTGATGACAAACTCCTTGTATTTAGAGATCAGCCTGTGGGTGTATCTTTTTGGAGAAACTGCTACTCCCACTAAGGTAGGCCTGTGAGAAAGAACGGTCACCCAGTCGGCTGCCATGATGTTTGTTTCCTCCCCCTGTCCCGAAACTATCAAATAGGTTCTCATCGGGTAAATTAAGTGGTACATCCCCTCTCACCCCTATCTCTA from Thermococcus alcaliphilus includes these protein-coding regions:
- a CDS encoding RsmB/NOP family class I SAM-dependent RNA methyltransferase codes for the protein MYREAFPEELQMYYYNLFGSEAEEIMKKLREPVEKYYIRVNTLKISRQKLMEELRKEGLKPKRSPYLEEGIYFEREGPNFSDDYEPKLPKVVANKFAAESVYQGAQLYAPGVLKADKGIKEGDEVQIMDPKGLLVGIGIARMSAKEMVVATRGIAVEVTLPKFKLPSLNELKAYEKGYFYAQSLPSMVVAHILEPQEEDLIIDMAAAPGGKTSHIAQLLENRGEIIAIDKSKNRLAKMEKELKRLGVKNVKLVQMDSRNLPDLGIKADKILLDAPCTALGVRPKLWETRTPKDIEATARYQRHFINAAIKSLRKGGILVYSTCTLSYEENEGNVQYMLKKGLRLEEQKIFIGSPGLGIKEVQRFYPHKHLTQGFFIAKLRKVS
- a CDS encoding bifunctional N(6)-L-threonylcarbamoyladenine synthase/serine/threonine protein kinase; its protein translation is MIALGIEGTAHTLGIGIVTEDKVLANVFDTLTTEKGGIHPKEAAEHHARLLKPLLKKALKEAKISIEDVDVIAFSQGPGLGPALRVVATAARALAIRYNKPIVGVNHCIAHVEITKMFGVKDPVGLYVSGGNTQVLALEGGRYRVFGETLDIGIGNAIDTFARELGLGFPGGPKIEKLAQKGEKYIELPYAVKGMDLSFSGILTEAIRKYKTGKYRVEDLAYSFQETAFAALVEVTERAVAHTGKEEVVLVGGVAANNRLREMLRIMCEDRGVKFFVPPYDLCRDNGAMIAYTGLRMFKAGIKFNLEETVVKQKFRTDEVEVTW
- a CDS encoding DUF3201 domain-containing protein, with amino-acid sequence MKMIEIHNHLNKIWGEIFELNEVLREKLKPFGFKVEPVEEVFNAYIFLEGEWREMLYPHPAFEIKPQGEVGATIQSFYFVFAIPKEKITKEFVVEFLKKFPKSYIYGTENFLEDIYNHHSPRNPDEVYTDIERSQEQVFQFEVEAEDSQDIENKLFEFIELAKKYKVLEI
- a CDS encoding LEA type 2 family protein gives rise to the protein MGIGKILGVIGLIVFLWVAYLGYTLITLTPQIRAEWGYVDENTIELDVTVYFGKSLPISANIKEADLYWAGIKVGTLKDLKIGFLKDSARGVLVLKNREIVEALKEHIRNGEQSDIEIRVSGSLFGIPIIRGSFSQPLKTDLLAYVSNITIESSGDLIKTPAVEGMPSKWGKIDENGIEILSDVKLYNPNPFPLPLFGVKYYIDANGYQVAQGELLEKVIIPANGRGTAKIRTVVDTNILPKVIAEHIKRGERSEVTLKLTLTVKVLNQEIEMPLPEIKKRVETNVIEQLNLAFS
- a CDS encoding flavin reductase family protein, which gives rise to MYHLIYPMRTYLIVSGQGEETNIMAADWVTVLSHRPTLVGVAVSPKRYTHRLISKYKEFVISVPSLEMLRDVWIAGTKSGPSKLKEMNITLINSTKIGTPSIKEALANIECKVVDARDYGDHTWFVGEIVGYTYKEGAFKNGKPDVMGANFLAHAAWTDFVTFEKKIYKTE
- a CDS encoding COG1361 S-layer family protein; the protein is MRKYLGLILGVLIIMGGFNLVMAEEELLFEGYLNKGDSILVGPLVVVLQDVQKDYVENEYKAMILIIKDNKVLNMNYTSLKVPNPEKIQELLTNTTFLYAMAETLGYNTTNPVELAQFYLWLNSASQEEIVDAVFKTIEEHPELGISKEDLLMTVTYPNISLIGENETIEVEVDGEKVAITALQIYPNGARISISGPSEWKASMIPAYLTAWAETPKKVRPGDEITVKVHIKNEGALKARFITVVVSPTPVSFAPSGGGTGEVIAQVASQSGVVQSVLLPVDSAVKYIEYLDGKEEKVVEFKFKVNENIDPGIYPLYISLAYHVQRGENLQMLQGFDYFSITVIREGEATFEIENIEKPEVVHPGEDFEVTIGLRNLGFEPAKEVLVDLSPSLEFQNGAILIDNTTKQHFTYVINTNKVMEYKFRLHVSEDASTGSYPMRLKVSYYSGDSKDQREQTFDFSIQVVRRNQAFIEIESVEMDPKAIEPGDEFVLKVKVKNVGEERARAFSFRIEPSEVSVPGEVTKVDLSSLQNLPIQGSQSMSENLQVAINQIMEQLARENINAFLPIGEDNIKYLPELAPGEEKILEFHLKANERLENGIYPLKVSLEYLSTPNDEKLTDDRLIGIPILGREHIIISKVSTSPSRVLAGTNNVEINFEVENIGSGSARYVILKPMPEDPFELSETSEQIINIGTLRQGDSAKASFKVNVKGEAKGGTYEIPVKIEYKDSSGNAREDIIKIPVIVNEKPKITVEKVSFDKTPMQGEEVLVYIRVKNIGGEQAENVIIEGVVKADQPFTLSKRSDYIGTLDPGKEGEGVLELSIANNAIPKDYTIQVRIRAVGDKESGDDNVYVFEESITIPVKENTKTRRNLRTVGVFVGILALVVILWTYWRGKKGGKPF
- a CDS encoding NAD(+) kinase, whose product is MKFGIAARRDREEALKLAYRVYDFLKVSGYEVYVDEEAHENFPHFSPDDVIPLERMDVDMMIVIGGDGTVLRVEHKTTRDIPILAINMGTLGFLAEVEPAETFFAISRVLEGDYFIDERMKIRTFVEGFNNIPDALNDVVVLTGIPGKITHLKYYIDGELAEEIRADGLIISTPTGSTAYALSAGGPLVDPRLHAILLVPLAPVALTARPLVVPDSSSIEIEVLTEREIILTVDGQFYTQLPPHLRIRIEKSPRKTKFVRFSKRIYPKYTLKIKKKF
- a CDS encoding flippase-like domain-containing protein; its protein translation is MKKRNSLMVFVGIGVIIALIWWAGVEETLKLVMEAKLEYFLLALLMQILATLAWAFRWRIFLKRAEVRVRVRDIIIATMVGIFANNLTPGARAGGEPARMYVITKKSNSGYGQVFATIMADRILDVIPVLIFTLLAFKYALSLKVKLLLSVLSISTVVLLLIVVVSLLISLNESLAFKVLNKIAGLIKRVFPEKFAGIEETLEEKLKKSIMDFRKTFLELSKDPVVLGKTLFYSLALWVFMLLRTYFVFESIGYHLEIQKILMVQMAGIALGMISILPGGVGITEAVNSALYLSLRIDKSLAVTATVLDRFISFWLPTIIGGGLSVYLGAKLSKGRA